One Solanum lycopersicum chromosome 2, SLM_r2.1 genomic region harbors:
- the LOC101265612 gene encoding pentatricopeptide repeat-containing protein At1g11290, chloroplastic, whose protein sequence is MSFPLLARSITPAPPPPAAIPQPPSLSQRVHIPSHIYKHPTAILLELCNSMKELHQILPHIIKNGLYKEHLFETKLVSLFTKYGCLNDATKVFEFAKLKVDPMYHTMLKGHTHHSNLDSSLAFYSRLRYDDVTPVIYNFSYLLKACADNSDVVKGKQVHAQLILHGFSDSLFAMTSVVNLYAKCGMIGDAYKMFDRMPDRDLVCWNTVISGYSQNGMSKRALELVLRMQEEGCNRPDSVTIVSILPACGAIGSLKMGKLIHGYVFRNGFESLVNVSTALVDMYAKCGSVGTARLVFDKMDSKTAVSLNAMIDGYARNGYHDEALIIFQKMLDEGFKPTNVTIMSTLHACAETRNIELGQYVHKLVNQLGLGSNVAVVNSLISMYCKCQRVDIAAELFENLKGKTLVSWNALILGYAQNGCVMDALTHFCEMHLQNITPDSFTMVSVVTALAELSVLRQAKWIHGFAVRTCLNGNVFVATALVDMYAKCGAVHTARKLFDMMDDRHVTTWNAMIDGYGTHGFGKEAVELFEEMRKGHVEPNDITFLCVISACSHSGFVDKGRNYFTIMREEYNLEPSMDHYGAMVDLIGRAGRLSEAWNFIDNMPTRPGLNVYGAMLGACKIHKNVDLGEKAADKLFELDPDDGGYHVLLANMYARASIWHKVANVRTMMERKGIQKTPGWSLVDLRNEVHTFYSGSTSHPQSEKIYAYLEKLFDRIKAAGYIPDTDSIHDVEDVVQEQLLKSHSEKLAIVFGLLNTSAGTTIHIRKNLRVCGDCHTATKYISLVMKREIIVRDMHRFHHFKDGVCSCGDYW, encoded by the coding sequence ATGAGTTTCCCGCTGTTGGCACGCTCCATCACTCCAGCACCACCGCCACCGGCGGCGATTCCCCAGCCGCCGTCTCTATCTCAAAGGGTCCACATCCCATCACATATATACAAACACCCAACAGCAATCCTCCTCGAGCTCTGCAATTCCATGAAAGAGCTTCACCAAATTCTCCCTCACATTATCAAAAACGGTCTCTATAAAGAACAcctttttgaaacaaaattagTTAGTTTATTCACCAAATATGGTTGCCTTAATGATGCCACCAAAGTCTTTGAATTTGCTAAACTCAAAGTTGACCCCATGTATCATACAATGCTCAAAGGCCATACCCATCACTCTAATTTGGATTCTTCTTTGGCTTTTTACTCTCGTTTGAGATATGATGATGTAACTCCggtaatatataattttagctATTTGTTAAAAGCTTGTGCTGACAATTCTGATGTTGTTAAGGGTAAACAGGTGCATGCGCAGTTGATTCTTCATGGTTTTTCAGATAGTTTGTTTGCAATGACTAGTGTTGTGAATCTTTATGCGAAATGTGGGATGATTGGTGATGCATATAAGATGTTTGATAGAATGCCTGACAGGGATTTGGTTTGTTGGAATACGGTTATTTCAGGATATTCACAAAATGGGATGTCAAAGAGAGCGTTGGAGTTGGTTCTAAGGATGCAAGAGGAAGGGTGTAATCGGCCTGATTCGGTTACGATTGTGTCCATTTTGCCTGCTTGTGGTGCTATTGGGTCCTTGAAAATGGGGAAGTTGATTCATGGATATGTTTTTAGAAATGGTTTTGAGTCGCTTGTGAATGTCTCAACTGCTTTGGTCGATATGTATGCTAAATGTGGGTCAGTGGGCACTGCTAGGTTGGTTTTTGATAAGATGGATTCTAAGACGGCTGTATCATTGAATGCTATGATAGATGGATATGCACGGAATGGATATCACGATGAAGCTCTTATCATCTTTCAGAAAATGTTGGATGAAGGATTCAAACCAACGAATGTGACTATTATGAGCACTTTACATGCGTGTGCTGAAACAAGGAATATTGAGCTTGGACAATATGTTCACAAACTGGTCAACCAACTAGGTCTTGGTTCTAATGTTGCAGTTGTTAACTCGTTGATTTCAATGTATTGCAAGTGCCAAAGAGTGGATATTGCAGCTGAATTGTTTGAAAACTTGAAAGGAAAAACACTTGTTTCATGGAATGCTTTGATTTTGGGCTATGCACAAAATGGATGTGTAATGGATGCATTAACTCATTTTTGTGAAATGCATCTGCAGAACATCACACCTGATTCATTTACAATGGTAAGTGTTGTTACTGCTCTTGCTGAGTTATCAGTATTACGCCAAGCTAAGTGGATACATGGATTTGCTGTAAGAACTTGTTTGAACGGGAATGTTTTTGTAGCCACTGCACTTGTTGACATGTATGCAAAATGTGGAGCAGTTCACACAGCAAGAAAGCTATTTGACATGATGGATGATAGGCATGTTACAACATGGAATGCCATGATAGATGGATATGGCACACATGGCTTTGGAAAGGAAGCTGTTGAATTATTTGAGGAAATGAGAAAGGGGCATGTAGAGCCTAACGACATAACATTTCTCTGTGTCATCTCAGCTTGCAGCCACTCTGGCTTTGTAGACAAGGGGCGCAACTATTTCACGATCATGAGGGAAGAATACAACTTGGAGCCTTCAATGGACCATTATGGGGCAATGGTTGACCTAATTGGTCGAGCTGGTCGGCTGAGTGAGGCTTGGAACTTCATTGATAATATGCCTACCAGACCAGGACTCAATGTCTATGGTGCAATGTTGGGAGCTTGCAAGATTCACAAAAATGTAGATTTGGGGGAGAAGGCAGCAGACAAACTATTTGAGCTAGATCCCGATGATGGTGGATATCATGTGCTTCTTGCTAATATGTACGCCAGGGCTTCAATATGGCATAAAGTTGCTAATGTCAGAACTATGATGGAGAGAAAAGGTATTCAAAAGACACCTGGATGGAGTCTAGTTGATTTAAGAAACGAGGTCCACACATTCTACTCAGGAAGCACTAGCCATCCTCAGTCAGAGAAGATCTATGCTTACCTTGAGAAACTGTTTGATAGGATTAAAGCTGCTGGATATATACCTGATACTGATTCAATTCACGATGTGGAAGATGTTGTTCAGGAGCAACTGCTAAAGAGCCACAGTGAGAAGCTTGCTATTGTATTTGGTCTTTTAAATACGAGTGCTGGTACAACTATTCACATCAGGAAAAATCTCCGGGTTTGTGGTGACTGCCATACTGCAACAAAGTACATCTCGCTTGTCATGAAACGAGAAATTATTGTACGTGATATGCACCGTTTCCACCATTTTAAGGATGGAGTCTGTTCATGTGGAGATTACTGGTGA